Proteins encoded in a region of the Candidatus Moanabacter tarae genome:
- the hcxB_1 gene encoding Hydroxycarboxylate dehydrogenase B: MITKKADDLYILVKEIFTKAGSPVHNAEDLADHLILASLSGVDTHGIWHVLRYLNSIRDGEILPSSIPEIVKETPTSALIKGNWCFGQVSAKYAMKVAIEKAKQSNIAAAGLVKTHHIGRLGHYVEMATEAEMIGMIWAGGFGEEEPMTAPFGGRERVLHTNPISIGFPIGKEIPMMFDWATTALSGVKVINAERRGESLPPNCIIDKEGNPTTDASGFSDGGSYLPFGAHKGYCLMMAVEYLGRIFTGADDFVEPGRGGPIFRHQGVTMIVMKSDLFRNLSDYSESAREMRARVKASKPAPGFDGVLAPGDMESRNREIRRRDGIPIAEDVWQSLCEAADRMGVKTP; the protein is encoded by the coding sequence ATGATCACAAAAAAAGCAGACGATCTCTATATCCTCGTAAAAGAAATTTTCACTAAAGCCGGGAGCCCAGTGCATAATGCGGAGGACCTGGCCGACCACCTGATTCTAGCCAGCTTGAGCGGAGTCGATACCCATGGAATATGGCACGTATTGCGGTATCTTAATTCGATCCGGGATGGGGAAATTCTACCCTCCTCTATCCCCGAGATCGTCAAAGAAACTCCCACAAGCGCATTGATCAAGGGCAACTGGTGCTTCGGTCAGGTCTCAGCTAAGTATGCGATGAAAGTGGCTATCGAAAAAGCAAAGCAATCGAATATCGCAGCTGCGGGCCTAGTAAAAACTCACCACATTGGTCGATTAGGACATTACGTGGAAATGGCCACCGAAGCAGAGATGATAGGAATGATCTGGGCTGGAGGATTCGGTGAAGAAGAACCTATGACAGCACCCTTCGGAGGACGAGAACGAGTCCTGCACACAAATCCAATTTCGATTGGATTCCCTATCGGCAAAGAAATTCCCATGATGTTTGATTGGGCCACCACAGCCCTTTCAGGTGTCAAAGTCATTAATGCCGAGCGGCGTGGGGAATCGCTGCCCCCTAACTGCATTATCGACAAGGAAGGGAATCCCACTACAGATGCATCGGGATTTTCAGACGGCGGAAGCTATCTTCCCTTTGGCGCACACAAGGGCTATTGCCTGATGATGGCTGTTGAGTACCTCGGACGAATCTTCACCGGCGCTGATGACTTCGTGGAACCTGGGAGGGGCGGCCCCATTTTTCGACATCAGGGCGTCACAATGATCGTCATGAAATCAGACCTTTTTCGTAACCTTTCCGACTATTCAGAATCAGCCCGGGAAATGCGCGCAAGGGTGAAGGCATCCAAACCCGCCCCAGGATTTGACGGAGTTCTCGCCCCTGGCGATATGGAATCACGCAATCGCGAAATACGCAGGCGCGACGGCATACCCATCGCTGAAGATGTCTGGCAATCTCTCTGTGAAGCGGCTGACCGAATGGGGGTCAAAACTCCTTAG
- the mcl1 gene encoding L-malyl-CoA/beta-methylmalyl-CoA lyase codes for MTDLKDLDALQKDAIRAKHLGFQGKLCIHPNQIKICNDIFSPSEKKILEAKEVMHAFAEAEAKGVSAIQFKGKLVDAPFVEHARRILRLVSVSREI; via the coding sequence ATGACTGATTTGAAGGATCTGGATGCACTCCAAAAGGATGCAATACGCGCCAAACACCTCGGTTTCCAAGGAAAGCTCTGCATTCACCCTAACCAGATCAAAATCTGCAATGATATTTTCTCGCCTAGCGAAAAAAAGATCCTCGAAGCAAAAGAGGTAATGCACGCCTTTGCTGAAGCTGAAGCGAAGGGGGTATCGGCTATTCAGTTTAAAGGAAAACTGGTTGACGCTCCTTTCGTCGAACATGCAAGACGAATTCTTAGATTAGTTTCAGTTAGTAGAGAGATCTAG
- a CDS encoding L-talarate/galactarate dehydratase — MIVKHIEAIPLVRELEEVFQGGTYKITSRNTIVTRVELDNGVVGETFGGDEDQYQLEVCRVVNTVYRPLLVGGDVRDVEVHWERMWTTQVDLNNRGIHSLDLAKHCVLTQAIAAVDIAMWDALGKSLQQPVYKLLGGFRDRIPVIAIGGYLREGDSFVDLETEIGRYKEEQIQGIKMKVGKLSVEEDIERAHLARRAGGPNFHLCSDSNQAWTVDEAMKFARGVYDLNFAWLEEPVRWHDQIEGNARVRMVGIPVNAGQGEISRHGCRELITRGAVDIINVDATIAAGVTEWRRIAGMAHSFGVTMAHHEEPQVALHLLAGVPHGLCVEIFPDYTRDPMWFDLPVEQPEIRDGYMLVSNRPGFGFNLRAETIEKWSAVDVN, encoded by the coding sequence ATGATAGTAAAACACATAGAGGCCATCCCTCTCGTACGGGAACTAGAGGAGGTATTTCAGGGCGGGACCTACAAGATAACAAGCCGGAATACCATAGTTACCCGTGTCGAACTCGATAACGGAGTGGTTGGCGAGACCTTTGGTGGCGACGAAGACCAATATCAACTCGAAGTATGTCGGGTCGTGAATACGGTTTACCGCCCCCTTCTTGTGGGTGGGGACGTTAGGGATGTGGAGGTTCACTGGGAGAGAATGTGGACGACACAAGTCGATTTGAACAATCGTGGGATTCACAGTCTAGATCTAGCAAAGCACTGTGTGCTTACGCAAGCAATTGCCGCTGTTGATATCGCTATGTGGGACGCCCTCGGGAAATCGCTTCAACAACCTGTCTATAAACTTCTCGGTGGCTTCCGCGATCGTATCCCCGTTATCGCGATTGGTGGATACTTACGAGAGGGGGATTCATTTGTTGATCTTGAAACTGAGATCGGGCGTTACAAAGAGGAACAGATTCAGGGGATTAAGATGAAGGTGGGCAAGTTGTCAGTCGAGGAGGACATCGAGCGGGCCCATCTGGCTCGTAGGGCCGGAGGTCCTAATTTCCACCTTTGCTCAGATTCTAATCAAGCCTGGACCGTGGACGAAGCAATGAAATTTGCACGAGGGGTTTACGATCTCAATTTTGCTTGGTTGGAGGAACCGGTCCGATGGCACGATCAGATTGAAGGAAATGCGCGTGTACGCATGGTTGGTATTCCGGTCAACGCAGGCCAAGGTGAGATCTCTCGGCATGGCTGTCGGGAATTGATAACGCGTGGTGCTGTTGATATCATCAATGTCGATGCTACTATTGCAGCTGGCGTTACAGAATGGCGGCGCATAGCCGGGATGGCCCATTCGTTTGGGGTGACTATGGCCCATCATGAAGAACCACAGGTGGCTCTCCATCTTTTGGCAGGGGTGCCCCACGGACTCTGTGTCGAGATCTTCCCCGATTATACCCGGGACCCCATGTGGTTTGATTTGCCAGTAGAGCAACCGGAGATTCGTGATGGTTATATGCTTGTCTCCAATAGACCAGGCTTCGGGTTTAACCTCAGGGCTGAAACTATTGAAAAGTGGTCTGCAGTGGATGTCAATTAA
- the gloA_2 gene encoding Lactoylglutathione lyase gives MGKIKGTYHTSYTVSDMNRSLAFYRDLMGFEVFSERPAVTSTYFRKIVGFPDAKVYAVLLRIPGSSHVLELLEYKHPQGVKQDLTPNNPGSSHIAYIVDNLQSIYERLRKAEIEFISPPVYLDEGPSKGGWALYLKDPDGIIVELFQGAR, from the coding sequence ATGGGAAAAATTAAAGGAACATACCACACCTCCTATACGGTAAGCGATATGAACCGCTCGTTGGCTTTCTATCGTGACCTAATGGGATTCGAGGTTTTCAGCGAACGACCTGCTGTCACGAGCACTTATTTCCGTAAAATTGTTGGATTTCCCGATGCAAAAGTGTACGCTGTTTTACTCAGGATTCCTGGTTCTTCCCATGTCCTTGAGTTGCTTGAGTACAAACACCCTCAGGGTGTCAAGCAGGATTTGACACCTAATAATCCAGGAAGCAGTCACATCGCTTACATCGTTGATAACCTACAATCGATCTATGAGCGTCTACGAAAGGCAGAGATAGAATTTATCTCACCACCGGTCTACTTAGATGAAGGACCCAGCAAAGGGGGGTGGGCCCTCTACCTAAAAGACCCTGATGGGATTATAGTCGAACTGTTTCAGGGAGCGAGATGA
- the udh_1 gene encoding Uronate dehydrogenase, with protein MFTSLLLRTISGWWKFAIPEYTLTMKILITGAYGLVGSVVYQHLLKVKPEAKIFGLGRRRQISDRIDPRKTFDIPENRLFISDLSNLEEVYEILRGFDTVVHMAADPRPDAPWESILKSNILGTYNILEGSMRAGVKRVIAASTVMVSWGYFDKDPHKSIRLGTADSQTVEKYRILPTDPVQPTCLYASSKVCLEAMAKTYTSTHPISIFCLRIGAVNSEDRPSPGCRDCWCSHRDISQIVEKCIDAKPSAKFGIHYAVSESLWRSFDIESAKRELGYVPLDRVPG; from the coding sequence TTGTTTACGAGTCTACTCCTTCGCACTATCTCTGGTTGGTGGAAATTTGCGATTCCTGAGTACACTCTAACAATGAAGATACTTATCACCGGTGCTTACGGACTTGTCGGTAGCGTTGTCTACCAACATCTCTTGAAAGTGAAGCCAGAAGCAAAGATCTTTGGTCTTGGACGCAGGCGCCAAATCTCCGACCGCATAGACCCAAGAAAAACCTTCGATATTCCCGAAAACCGTCTTTTCATTTCGGATTTGTCAAATCTCGAAGAAGTCTATGAAATACTTAGAGGCTTCGATACTGTTGTCCACATGGCAGCTGACCCACGACCCGACGCCCCTTGGGAAAGCATCCTTAAAAGCAACATTTTAGGAACCTACAACATCCTCGAAGGTAGCATGCGGGCTGGCGTTAAACGAGTCATAGCAGCTAGTACCGTAATGGTCTCTTGGGGATATTTCGACAAGGACCCTCATAAATCAATCCGATTAGGAACCGCGGATTCTCAAACAGTAGAGAAATATCGAATCTTACCTACCGATCCCGTTCAACCCACCTGCCTTTATGCTTCCAGCAAAGTATGCTTAGAGGCTATGGCCAAAACCTACACTTCTACCCATCCAATCTCAATCTTCTGTCTTCGAATCGGTGCTGTAAATTCAGAAGATCGACCGAGTCCAGGATGTCGGGACTGCTGGTGTAGTCATCGGGACATATCCCAAATTGTCGAAAAATGCATTGATGCAAAACCCTCTGCCAAGTTTGGGATTCACTACGCTGTCTCGGAAAGTTTATGGCGTAGTTTTGACATTGAGAGTGCAAAGCGCGAACTGGGATATGTACCCTTGGATCGGGTCCCGGGTTAA
- the fabG_3 gene encoding 3-oxoacyl-[acyl-carrier-protein] reductase: protein MTYERLDVRNPIAVKKSVDSIRDRFERIDIWINNAGVAHKGTVVDLDPTEWDTDIDVMLNGAFYCANQVGKIMLEQGSGNMINIASVNGLLAQKARASYCSAKAGLIMLTKVLASEWAEHGVRVNAVAPGVVMTDLVQEGIRKGIATEETYLGRIPMGRLGNLQEVVESVLFLANDEESSFITGEILRVDGGWTSYHFYHPFQSKS from the coding sequence GTGACCTACGAACGATTAGATGTTCGTAATCCCATTGCGGTCAAAAAATCCGTGGATTCGATAAGAGATCGCTTTGAACGTATAGATATTTGGATCAATAATGCAGGAGTTGCTCACAAAGGTACGGTCGTAGATCTCGATCCAACCGAATGGGATACAGACATCGATGTAATGCTGAATGGCGCCTTTTATTGCGCTAACCAAGTCGGTAAGATCATGCTGGAACAGGGGAGCGGGAATATGATCAATATCGCTTCGGTAAATGGGCTCCTAGCTCAGAAAGCTCGTGCTTCTTATTGCTCGGCCAAAGCTGGATTGATAATGTTAACGAAAGTGTTGGCATCTGAATGGGCGGAACATGGAGTTCGGGTTAACGCAGTAGCTCCGGGTGTGGTCATGACCGATCTCGTTCAGGAAGGAATCAGAAAAGGTATTGCCACCGAAGAGACCTACTTAGGGCGAATCCCGATGGGCCGTCTAGGGAACTTACAGGAAGTCGTCGAATCCGTACTTTTCTTAGCTAACGATGAGGAATCATCCTTTATAACCGGTGAAATTCTGCGGGTGGATGGTGGTTGGACTTCCTATCATTTCTATCATCCGTTTCAAAGTAAGTCATAG
- the iolG_4 gene encoding Myo-inositol 2-dehydrogenase, protein MKRFKAALIGCSRMGAFIDNEGPKERRQGAYSHAAGYEASNHTELVACSDLRTEVLEQTGLRYNIPKQKQYLDYKEMIDREQPEIISIATQPEHRSEIVIYAAEHGAKAIYAEKAMAASMADADAMVEAVEKNNVFFNMGTNRRWDPGYDTMKAVVDSGRIGKLIALVIHSTGHLFNTASHSFDLLQRLNSDCPVSWVQAHLPNGDEVIDGEKLIEDPIGQGILQFENGVTAYALNTGRGMEVEAHGDNGCVMSRNNEKEWLLREPSNADYGEQNVLVDGEFPSFKPDSSTRLLIEDLIHSIESGQAPRGGVRLARANTELIFAFIKSHLQGGTRINLPLRRSRHRLMRKREPRQPKYQR, encoded by the coding sequence ATGAAAAGATTTAAAGCCGCACTAATCGGTTGCAGCAGAATGGGAGCATTTATCGATAATGAGGGACCGAAAGAAAGAAGACAAGGAGCGTATTCGCATGCTGCCGGCTATGAAGCCAGCAACCACACCGAATTAGTGGCCTGTTCCGATCTCCGCACCGAGGTTTTGGAGCAAACCGGTCTTCGCTACAACATTCCGAAGCAAAAACAATACCTCGACTACAAAGAGATGATCGATCGAGAGCAACCCGAGATCATCAGCATTGCTACCCAACCCGAGCATAGGAGTGAAATCGTTATCTACGCTGCAGAACACGGAGCAAAAGCTATATATGCAGAGAAAGCAATGGCAGCTTCAATGGCTGATGCCGACGCCATGGTCGAAGCAGTGGAAAAAAACAACGTCTTCTTTAACATGGGCACTAACCGGCGATGGGATCCTGGTTATGACACTATGAAGGCCGTTGTCGATAGCGGACGTATCGGCAAGCTGATAGCCCTGGTTATCCACTCAACCGGCCATCTTTTTAACACGGCTAGCCATAGTTTCGATCTCTTGCAACGGCTAAACTCGGACTGCCCTGTATCCTGGGTTCAGGCCCATCTACCAAACGGAGATGAAGTCATCGACGGAGAAAAGCTGATAGAAGATCCGATAGGCCAGGGAATTCTGCAGTTTGAGAACGGAGTAACGGCCTACGCACTAAATACCGGTCGTGGAATGGAAGTGGAAGCCCACGGTGACAACGGTTGCGTAATGTCGCGAAACAACGAGAAAGAATGGCTGTTACGCGAACCGAGTAATGCGGATTACGGGGAACAAAATGTTCTGGTTGATGGAGAATTTCCTTCTTTCAAACCAGATAGTTCGACGCGACTTCTGATCGAAGATCTGATCCATTCAATTGAATCAGGACAAGCCCCTCGAGGCGGAGTTCGTCTGGCACGAGCAAATACCGAACTGATTTTTGCATTTATCAAATCGCATCTTCAAGGCGGAACTCGCATCAATCTCCCCTTAAGAAGAAGTCGGCATCGCCTAATGCGCAAACGGGAACCACGTCAGCCAAAGTATCAGCGGTAG
- the yeiR gene encoding Zinc-binding GTPase YeiR encodes MFRTPIWLVTGFLGSGKTTLISRLMTRNWAGERVAIVVNDLGMVSVDAQRMADTASGLLELSGGCVCCNIQDELLFGLEDLLQSESAPFNRIVLEASGISDPARIAQILESEPLNEWVELNRQITVVHTIRHVASRGAIVQIDNQVKGADIILMNHYDEATEECRRTARYAVREVNSLAPIIAANYCRVEIEELVLAAPRVQNRDTAHTGPAVGWKSCRIFFPDPVDQVALEEAMRELPETLVRLKGFLRAETGRILHVERVGRDLYIEYWEGTVDPQVVGALVAIGASSLQELTSVFCFMPNVRMEYDTSLHLH; translated from the coding sequence ATGTTCCGAACACCAATTTGGTTAGTCACGGGGTTCCTGGGCTCAGGTAAGACGACTTTGATCAGTCGCCTTATGACGAGAAATTGGGCGGGGGAGCGTGTAGCGATTGTGGTCAATGACCTTGGCATGGTTTCGGTCGATGCGCAGCGAATGGCTGATACGGCATCAGGTTTGCTTGAATTGTCTGGGGGTTGTGTCTGCTGCAATATTCAGGACGAGTTGTTGTTTGGATTGGAAGATCTTCTTCAATCTGAATCAGCTCCATTTAACCGTATTGTGCTAGAGGCATCTGGAATTTCGGATCCTGCTAGAATTGCACAGATTTTGGAGAGTGAACCTTTGAATGAATGGGTCGAACTGAATCGCCAAATCACGGTTGTTCACACTATTAGGCACGTTGCCTCTCGCGGTGCCATTGTGCAGATAGATAACCAGGTTAAGGGGGCAGATATTATCTTAATGAACCACTATGACGAGGCAACCGAAGAGTGTCGTCGGACAGCACGATACGCAGTGCGTGAGGTGAATTCATTAGCTCCAATTATCGCGGCCAATTACTGCCGAGTGGAAATAGAAGAGCTGGTCTTGGCGGCACCGCGAGTACAAAATCGAGATACAGCCCATACAGGACCTGCCGTTGGATGGAAGAGCTGTCGTATTTTTTTCCCCGATCCGGTCGATCAGGTAGCTCTGGAGGAGGCAATGCGTGAACTGCCCGAAACCTTGGTGCGTCTAAAGGGCTTTCTCCGTGCAGAAACAGGAAGAATTCTGCACGTTGAAAGAGTTGGTAGAGACCTTTACATCGAGTATTGGGAGGGAACTGTTGATCCGCAAGTAGTTGGAGCCTTGGTTGCCATTGGAGCATCTAGTTTGCAGGAGTTGACGTCTGTATTCTGTTTTATGCCTAATGTACGTATGGAGTATGATACCTCCCTTCACTTGCATTGA
- a CDS encoding Hydroxypyruvate reductase, which translates to MRSVICVHESYDAHWPFTADHWHERWQKEGGCELYRTEDRGARVPNLVKNPQTVQRLVLLGISVESGDLKLFTTLKECYASEPYLGGSSKGIEEAKARNVTIYYPRGDIQWGQTVAEYALGLTLCALRRIPHTSTAMIKGHETWEYIPKVGKPGQRGAQFGDTKGFVSGTLQGKKVRIVGIGNIGGRYAKWCTMMGAQVSVWDPFASDASFDIAGVTRCFFLSELVKDAEIFAPIVPLTKSTTGLITAEHINAIPDQSLVVQVTRAAVCDTEALYKRVLKDELFLAADVFDKEPVPLDSPLLGRHNVVHTPHNAGRTIDANRARADDAIARFKPR; encoded by the coding sequence ATGAGATCCGTTATTTGTGTGCACGAAAGCTACGACGCACACTGGCCCTTCACAGCCGATCATTGGCACGAACGCTGGCAAAAAGAGGGCGGGTGCGAACTCTATCGGACTGAAGACAGAGGTGCTCGCGTGCCCAATCTCGTAAAGAACCCCCAGACAGTCCAGCGTCTAGTCCTCCTCGGTATCTCCGTCGAGAGTGGGGATCTCAAGCTATTCACCACCCTAAAAGAATGCTACGCTTCAGAACCTTACTTAGGTGGTTCAAGTAAGGGTATTGAAGAAGCCAAGGCACGTAATGTAACAATTTACTACCCTCGTGGAGACATTCAATGGGGCCAGACTGTAGCAGAATACGCGCTAGGATTAACTCTATGTGCCCTGCGACGTATCCCTCACACTTCAACAGCCATGATTAAAGGTCACGAAACATGGGAATATATTCCTAAGGTTGGGAAACCGGGCCAGCGCGGAGCGCAGTTCGGTGACACCAAAGGCTTCGTCAGTGGAACCCTTCAGGGCAAGAAAGTACGCATTGTTGGGATTGGCAATATTGGGGGCCGATACGCAAAATGGTGTACCATGATGGGAGCTCAGGTCTCAGTCTGGGATCCATTTGCTTCTGATGCTTCATTTGACATCGCTGGAGTCACAAGGTGTTTCTTTCTTTCTGAACTAGTCAAAGACGCAGAGATATTTGCACCCATTGTCCCACTTACAAAGAGTACAACCGGGCTAATTACTGCGGAGCACATCAACGCCATTCCGGACCAAAGTCTCGTAGTTCAGGTAACGCGCGCTGCGGTTTGCGACACCGAAGCCCTCTACAAACGGGTCCTTAAGGATGAACTATTTCTGGCTGCCGATGTTTTTGACAAGGAACCCGTACCTCTGGACTCACCCCTCCTCGGTCGGCATAATGTTGTTCATACTCCGCACAACGCAGGCCGAACGATCGACGCAAATCGTGCCCGCGCCGACGATGCGATTGCAAGATTCAAACCGAGGTGA
- the sacC_2 gene encoding Levanase yields the protein MSIEEKSQYVSKELALNFHLMHPGGDSAPGDPNPAYFLDGTYHLHYILRHPWHGEQPSRVYRPQDKVRSYSFIHVTSPDMLHWTWEPTKLQPSFTGHGMFSGTGFFTKEGRPAAIYAGLSNPRNSYIIVAKNNRLSCWEKPFPVLPKGGPSGKDINLLGDPDCFLIGDTYYAFSAANDVPLFKSTDLKNWAYVGPMFKHHLPDVAIGEDVSCANFFELGGKWMLLCISHQFGCRYYLGEWDPEVEQFVPETHERMNWKRPHQGIIKTEYRDFFAPESLLAADGRRIMWAWLCTADPPLNLKSIQSLPRELKLADDGSLRIQPLRELESLRYSAKILKEITVSSPDRPAHDNKGLQKITNLDGDAFEIRITIDHKQTLRKRFGVLLFTNDENDGLPIVIHPETRTIRLGTVEAPFDVSNLSDKEDLDLRIFIDKYLVEVFASNRQAVLTTYADYQSANGLSAYCFGTSITFRKIEIWKLRPTNEGFFEAQKNPIWEPDAE from the coding sequence ATGAGCATTGAAGAAAAGTCTCAATACGTATCAAAGGAGTTAGCGCTTAACTTCCACCTCATGCATCCTGGAGGAGACAGCGCACCTGGTGATCCCAACCCCGCCTATTTCTTGGATGGCACCTATCATCTTCACTATATCCTTCGTCATCCTTGGCATGGCGAACAACCCTCGAGGGTCTACAGGCCCCAAGATAAGGTAAGATCTTACTCTTTCATCCATGTAACCAGCCCCGACATGTTGCACTGGACTTGGGAGCCGACCAAATTACAGCCCTCCTTTACAGGCCACGGCATGTTCAGTGGCACTGGGTTCTTCACCAAAGAGGGAAGGCCGGCAGCTATTTACGCTGGACTTTCAAATCCCCGGAATAGCTACATCATTGTCGCTAAAAACAATCGTCTAAGTTGCTGGGAAAAGCCTTTCCCAGTGCTTCCGAAAGGTGGGCCTTCCGGCAAGGATATTAACCTTCTCGGAGATCCTGACTGCTTCCTGATCGGCGATACCTACTACGCTTTTTCGGCTGCTAACGACGTCCCTCTGTTTAAATCTACCGACCTAAAAAATTGGGCCTATGTTGGTCCGATGTTCAAACACCATCTTCCTGATGTTGCAATCGGAGAAGATGTCTCGTGCGCTAATTTCTTTGAACTTGGTGGCAAATGGATGTTGCTGTGCATCAGCCACCAATTCGGCTGCCGTTACTATCTTGGCGAGTGGGATCCTGAGGTGGAGCAGTTTGTTCCGGAAACCCACGAGCGGATGAATTGGAAACGGCCGCATCAAGGAATCATAAAAACTGAATATCGCGATTTCTTCGCTCCAGAAAGCCTGCTTGCGGCTGACGGACGAAGGATTATGTGGGCTTGGCTTTGTACTGCGGATCCACCACTGAACTTAAAGTCAATTCAATCGCTTCCGCGCGAATTGAAACTAGCGGACGATGGATCACTACGCATACAACCTCTACGAGAATTGGAATCTTTACGTTACAGTGCAAAGATTCTCAAAGAAATTACAGTCTCATCGCCAGACCGACCTGCCCACGACAACAAGGGTCTCCAAAAAATAACCAATCTCGATGGAGACGCTTTTGAGATTAGGATTACCATAGACCACAAGCAAACTTTAAGAAAACGCTTCGGAGTTCTGCTCTTTACCAACGACGAGAACGACGGACTGCCCATCGTCATTCACCCTGAAACACGCACCATCCGGCTGGGCACAGTAGAAGCTCCATTCGATGTGTCGAATCTTTCGGATAAAGAAGACCTCGATTTGCGCATATTCATTGACAAGTATCTCGTAGAGGTTTTCGCATCCAACCGCCAAGCGGTTCTGACTACATATGCGGACTACCAATCCGCCAATGGCCTATCGGCCTATTGCTTCGGCACCAGTATAACTTTTCGAAAGATTGAGATCTGGAAATTACGGCCTACAAATGAGGGGTTCTTTGAAGCTCAGAAGAATCCGATCTGGGAACCTGATGCGGAATAA
- the bacC_1 gene encoding Dihydroanticapsin 7-dehydrogenase, with amino-acid sequence MNSELEGRIAIVTGSGGGIGFGIAERLGRAGAKVVVAEINLTTGKKAVQKLNGAGLKASLVETDVCSPESVNSLVDNVMADYGRIDILINNAGVAKMGPTETFPLDDWYTQSDIMYNGAFLCIRAIGQVMLEQRKGVILNVCSIGGMGAWPLRASYNSTKAAVISLTENIGAEWARRGVRVVGVAPGVTWTAMLKNAVDQGFASLEEYNRRTPMGRVGEVDEIASVVQFLVSDRASYITATVVTVDGGWVAWGNLPF; translated from the coding sequence TTGAACTCGGAATTAGAAGGAAGAATCGCTATAGTAACTGGTAGCGGAGGGGGCATTGGTTTTGGAATTGCAGAGAGGCTTGGTCGGGCAGGAGCCAAGGTCGTCGTTGCTGAAATCAATCTAACAACTGGAAAGAAAGCCGTCCAAAAATTGAACGGGGCGGGGCTTAAAGCGTCACTGGTTGAGACTGATGTCTGTAGCCCAGAAAGCGTAAATTCGCTTGTCGATAACGTTATGGCTGATTACGGTCGGATTGATATCCTCATCAACAATGCCGGTGTGGCAAAAATGGGGCCCACTGAAACCTTCCCTCTTGATGACTGGTATACTCAGTCAGATATCATGTATAATGGAGCCTTTCTGTGCATCCGCGCTATTGGACAAGTAATGTTGGAACAGAGGAAAGGAGTTATTCTTAACGTTTGCTCAATAGGCGGTATGGGAGCCTGGCCTCTACGCGCTTCATACAACAGCACTAAAGCCGCGGTTATCAGCCTAACGGAAAACATTGGCGCTGAATGGGCACGACGCGGTGTACGTGTGGTCGGGGTAGCACCTGGAGTGACCTGGACAGCTATGTTAAAAAATGCGGTCGATCAAGGATTTGCCTCGCTCGAAGAATATAATCGCCGAACACCAATGGGTAGAGTTGGCGAAGTAGATGAAATTGCCTCAGTGGTCCAGTTCCTGGTCAGCGACCGTGCCAGCTATATTACTGCCACCGTCGTAACCGTGGACGGAGGATGGGTGGCATGGGGAAACTTGCCTTTTTGA
- the rhaM_2 gene encoding L-rhamnose mutarotase — MKSMSPVGSVLKLRPNCYEEYKRRHDGLWPELADLMRENGINMVIYRFEDFIFCYGTAPSDEMWERVNRHSISQRWNEYMKDVLETDKEGKLIVHRLNQAFCFGDFP; from the coding sequence ATGAAAAGTATGAGCCCAGTTGGATCGGTCCTTAAGTTGCGACCAAACTGTTATGAGGAATACAAGCGGCGACACGATGGATTGTGGCCTGAGTTGGCGGATCTAATGCGAGAAAATGGAATCAACATGGTGATTTATCGTTTCGAGGATTTCATCTTTTGCTATGGAACGGCACCCAGTGATGAAATGTGGGAGCGCGTCAATAGACACTCCATTTCGCAGCGTTGGAACGAGTATATGAAGGACGTTCTTGAAACTGATAAGGAAGGGAAACTAATCGTGCACCGATTAAATCAGGCCTTTTGCTTTGGGGATTTCCCATAG